TGGCTGGCAGTAGTGAAGGAGGTTCCGCTGTATTTAGGTTGGACTACAAAGGGCAGCCTGCTTGTCTGGCTCAGTCTCCTCAGCTTCATAAGCAGATGGCCATATGTGGTGACATGCGACGCGTCTTTGAGGTTGGCCCTGTTTTCAGAGCGGAAGACTCTTTCACTCATAGACACCTGTGTGAATTCGTGGGTCTTGATGTGGAGATGGAGATACGAATGCACTACTCTGAGGTGTGTGCATGATTTTGTGCTAAATATTTCATCCCTCCATTAGTGCTAGCTAATAATACTACTTCCTGTTTTGTGCAGATAATGGATCTTGTGGGGGACTTGTTTCCGttcattttcacaaaaatagaagAAAGGTGCCCAAAGGAACTTGAATCTGTCAGAAGGCAATACCCTTTTCACTCTTTGAAGGTATCTATCGTTTGGATTCTTaggaaaaaaaacttaaaagtttcttttgtattgaAAATTGATGATTTGTGCACTAAACTTGTAGTTTCTTCCGCAAACATTGAGACTAACCTTTGCAGAAGGGATTCAAATGCTTAAGGTATgactggatttttttttttttttttttggaattcaacttgatgaataataataattgggTCATCTTGACAGGAAGCTGGCGAAGAGGTTGATCCTCTTGGTGATTTAAACACAGAATCTGAGAAGAAACTTGGGCAGCTTGTTCTGGAAAAGTACAAGACAGAGTTCTACATGCTGCATCGCTATCCATCGGCTGTCAGACCGTTCTACACGATGCCATGTGAAGACGATTCTAACTACAGCAACTCATTCGATGTCTTCATCAGAGGTACGAGTTTGTCACCCAATTATGTTACTTGTACACTTGATTTAATAATTACTAAATTTGAGGTTTCTTTCTTATAGGAGAGGAGATCATCTCAGGAGCTCAACGTATCCATGACCCAGAACTCTTGGAGAAGCGTGCAAGAGAATGCGGCATTGATGTCAAGACAATATCCACATACATCGATGCATTCAGGTTACCACAAACTGTTCGATCTACTACTACATATCCACAtgagttgagttgagttgacAAGTGGCTGCATGTTCACAGGTATGGTGCACCGCCTCATGGTGGATTTGGAGCGGGGCTGGAGCGTGTGGTAATGCTCTTATGTGCCCTCAATAACATCCGCAAAACTTCTCTATTCCCTCGTGACCCAAAAAGGCTTGCTCCCTAATATCATCGCTCTTTCCCTCGTGTTTCTCAAAGCCTTGCTCCCTTAATAATATCTATCTTATCAATCAAATTGTCAGGCTCCACTGATATTTTCTCATTGAAGATCTTTGAGAGTCTGTGTAACGATCGCTCCCGTTTTCTAACTTGCTTTTAAACTGTTGTGTGTTTTAATGTTGTTTCTCACTTTCTCTTAATCATTAATAAAGAGACATGTTTAAATTAACGGTATTGCAGAGACTCCTGCAGTTTTTTCGAATAGTTTTGAGTCCAAAGTCGTCTAAATCTCAGCTTGTAGTTGAGGACGGTGTTACCTTTGCAAGTGTTGCTAATTCTCACCGACGCCTGAGAAGAGATATTAATGTAAAAGACACCAGAAAAGAGTTTTTACCCAATGGGCGGTGGATGTGCTAACCTGTTCAATAACTTGCTGTTTCACGTCCGAGACTCTTAAATCTCAATTGAGAATGGCAGTTGTAGGCAAGAGAAGAAGTAAGGTGAGACTTTTATACTGATAAGCGAGGAGATACACTCTCTTGCGTCTGCTGAAGCCAGAGTCTAGGGATGGCAGAATCAGGTGAACCGCCAGTCTCTAGACCCCAAATATCAGTTACAAGAAAACCATCTTTCCCTTTTTTCCACTTATCATGTTGTAGGCTGTAGCGGCCTAATAACATGATGCATGTTGTTATCACTATTTCCTGAATGCGAGGATTCAATTCAACCAGTCCTCTTTCGTAGATAAGACCAGGATAGAGCTTGTGAGGTCAACCTCATTACAGCAAATGTAAACAAGTTAGACGGTATCATCACGTGAGAGAGTTGTTGAAACCAAGAGATGTTGAAATAAGATCATAGAGTGGCATCGTAAGCTCCCACCATATGAATCTAGTACTTGAACAAGAGACTGTACATCCAAAAGAAAATGCTCGTCAAACACTAAAGTTTCACATGTGCGATCAAAGCTTAATAGATATGTAGAAACAAACCTGAACTTCAAGTGCTGTGTCCTTTGATAAAGTAAGCATTTGAACGGTTCCACGCTGAGTCAGCTGAAGTTTCTTCCCAACAAAAAGATCTGCTCGAAAGAGGGACAACCTCTGCATAAGCTATTAAAAGTTGCGCATAATGCGGTTTTGCGGAAATCAAAAGCAAGGCATTGGACACAGCAACGTCggagcatttttttttttaccacagCAGCAGTCTTCGGAGCTAGACCGCTTTTGAAATGCTGGCAATTTAGTGAGACAAACCCGAACAAAGAACAGTGAATAATATAAATGTGCTAGATTTTGGGTGAGAGTTGCTTTACTGCTTAGATAATCTGTAATGAAGGGATACAACTGCGCTCGAGTAAGCCCTCCTGTTGGTTCTTTCTCGAGTAAGGCTCTAACGGACCCGTGGAACATCACAAAGAGTGAGTGTGCTTCCCTGAGCATTCCCCTGAGTGCACCAATTCTCCATATAGCTCCTGTATCCTTATTTTTCTCCACAACCTGCCAATGTCTCTAGATCAGATTTTGTTCATTGACACTAGTGAAGACTACAATCAACTCATCGCTCATTTTAAAGATAGAGAATTGTGTTACCATCACCATCCAGATATCAGGTTCAGCCTCAAAGAAAATATGAGAATGTCTTTCTGCTTCTATGACCTCACAAGCTGCCTCCGGAGAAAAGAGTCTGCATTTATGCTCACACACCGTTGTCTCTAAATATCAACAAGATTTTTACACAGAATATCGACTAAAGTAATGCAAACCAAATCTTGGGGAGAGTGGTATTAGCAGGAGCTGACCTAGTAAAAGTATAAGACCTTCGCTGAGGCCGGTAACTGATAGCTGCGTGGAGACGTCTAGCTCAGGAGGATGAAAGAAGAGAATCTTGTCAAGCACACACAAAGTGTCAGTGAACACAGCAAAGCAACCAGTCTGTTTCAATATTTTTGCAACAGACAGCAACGTGCAGTTCAAATTTGATACGAAGAGAACATTCTCAAGAGTTAACTTCTTTAACAAGGGAAGTCGACCACACTTAGTAGCGTTTACAACACTACGATCAGCAAAAGAGACAGGACTATAAGCTCAAGATTGATCAGGAACACAATATAAAGAACTCTCAAAAAACTTCCTCAAAAACTTAAGCACACAATCTCAATCTCTTAAACTCTTTTAAAAGGTATGCAACACTCTTGCAACTCTTTATATAGATGTTATGTTTCCTAGACTCTTAGGAACTAACTTTCCTAAACTCTTAGGAATTAACTTTTCTAAAACATATCTAAATTAGGAATATAACTTGCCCTCTAAGTTAACTTCATGTTTAtctccaacattctcccctttAAACTTGAAGTTAACTTCTCCAATGTCTTGAACTCCCACAAGTTCCTTcatctccttgaacttgattctCCCTAAAGCTTTAGTTAAGATGTCTGCCTTTTGATCAGTCTCTGGAACATGCTGTACGTCGACTAGCTCATTTTCGATGCACTCACGGATAAAATGGTATCGTTTGTGTATATGTTTGCTGCGACCATGGAATACAGGGTTCTTAGTGAGTGCTATGGCAGATTTATTATCAAGCCATATCTCCACTCGATCACTCGGTGTTCCAACAGTTTCTTTTAACAGCTCTTGAAGCCATATGGCTTGTTTTGCGGCTTCGGTTGCTGCCATAAACTCAGCCTCACAAGATGATAAAGCCACCGTCTCTTGCTTCTGAGGACACCAAGTAATTGGACAACCATTTAGATAAAACACGTGACCTGTAGTACTTCTGCCGTCATCTTCGTCGATGTTATGACTTGAGTCACTAAATCCCTCAAGCTTCATATCGTTTGCTCTTTCATATACGAGACCAAGTCTTGTCGTTCCCTTTAGGTACCTTAGTACCTGTTTTAATGCTGCTCTGTGAGATACCTTTGGATTATGCATGTATCTACTGAGCAATCCAACGCAGAAACCAAGGTCAAGCCGAGTGTGAAGTAAGTAGCGCAAGCACCCGATCTTACGTCTATAATCTCTTTCATCAATGCCATCTTCCTCGTCTGCCTTTGATATCTTTAGACCAAACTCCATGGGAGTTTGCGTAGCATTACACTCATCCATGCCAGCCTCACTTAAGATTTTGCTGGCGTATCTTCCTTGCTGTAACGTTATCCTCCCCCTTTCTTGATGAACTTCAATCCCGAGGTAGTAAGTTAACAACCCGAAATCACTCATCTCAAAGTTGCTCGACATCTCTTTCTTAAACCCATGTAGCATAGACTGATCTGAGCCCATGATCAATAAATCATCGACGTATACGGCGACTAGAAGAAGACGATCTCGCTCTTGCTTGCGATACAAGGCAGGCTCCTTTGAACATCTTTTGAATTTTATCTGCTCTATGACTTTGTTAAGCTTTTCATTCCAAGCTCTCGGAGCTTGCCTCagtccatataaatatttattaagctTGTataccttctcttcttctcctttaacTTCAAATCTTTCTGGTTGTTTGACCTACACGATTTCTTTCAAGTCTCCATTGAGGAAAGCGGTTTTTACGTCTAGATGGTGGATCTCCCATCCCTTTGATGCAGCTAGAGCAATAAGAAATCTTACAGTTTCTATGCGTGCAACTGGTGCGAAGACCTCTTCAAAGTCAATACCATGACGTTGAATGTATCCTTTAGCTACTAATCTTGATTTGTACTTGTTGATGCTTCCATCTGCGTTccgtttgattttaaaaatccaCTTTAAGCCAATCGCTTTTACTCCTGGAGGTAGGTCAACGAGATCCCATGTTTTATTCTTGATAATTGAGTTAATCTCTTCTTTGCATGCTTCACGCCACACTCTTTCCTCCATTGCTGTTTTAAAATCCCACGGATCCTCGTTCAAGAGCAGCAAGAGACGCTCTCCTTCTTCCTCCACAAGATAGATATAATCATCGAGATACGCGGGTTTCTTACTGGTCCTGCTTGATCGTCGCACTTGaagttcctctgtttcctctgATGACTCTGGTTGCGAATCATTATTCCCTTCCTCGATAGCTTCTTCGATTGTATCTTCACCGTTGACTGTGTCACTCGTGGTTTCTTCAAGTCCCTGGTTCCCATACTCTCCTATCGTGACTAAAAATTCCAGGTTTCTCAGCTTCATCTCTTCGAGTCTTGTTCCATTCCCAAGCTTTATCTTTTTCGAATACAACATCTCTACTAACAACTATCCTTTGATGTGTGGGATCATACAATCTGTATGCTTTAGAACCGGGCTCAGTTCCACGGTGCACAAGAGTATGAGATCTTAAATCCAGTTTCTTCAAGTTTGCCGTCTCTACCTTAGCATGTACGACACACCCAAATACTTGTAGGTGTTTGATATTGGGTTTTATCCCTTTGAACGCCTCATATGGTGTTTGAGAGACCAGCGTCTTTGTTGCGATCCTATTTATGAGGTAGGTTGAGTGTCTTATAGCTTCGCCCCACAGATAGTTTGGTACCTCCATGTGCATCAAGAGGCTCCTTGTCATCTCTAACAAGGTTCTATTGCGTCTCTCCACCACACCGTTTTGCTGCGGGGTGTATGGAGCAGTTAGGTCTCGTTGTATTCCTGATTTTTCACAAAAATCACGAAATTCTGTGCTTGTGACTCTCCACCTCTGTCCGTTCTCAGTGTCTTGATGGTTTTTCCAGCTTCATGCTCAACTATCTTCTTAAAGCGTTTGAACTTGTCGAATGCCTctgattttttctttcaaaagtatAGACCACATATATCGTGAGCAGTCATCTATGAGCACGAATATATACCTATTTCTTCCAGCAGTGGATGGTGATATTGGTCCACAAAGATCACCATGTACGAGCTCTAATACTTCAGACGCACGGTACGGCGTCGATGTTGGGAATGGTCTCCTTGTTTGCTTAGCTCATAAGCAAGAGTTACAAATCTCTTTCTCGACCCTTAGCTCGGGTAGACCAGCGACAAGTTCCTTACTTATCATTGCTTTCATAGCATCAGCTCCAAGATGTCCAAGACGTGCATGCCATCGCGAGGCCTCACactgtgtttgtgtttgtaaaCACTTCTGTTCTTCTATCTCCATCAGAACTTTATACAGCCGGTTTCTTGATCTTGGTGCCTTCACGATGAGGTTACCATCCTTATCATGTAGAGTAAGATAGTTCTCTCTCATTCTCACATCACATCCCGATTCCGTGGCTTAACCGAGGCTTATAATATTGCTCTTAAGTTCTGGGATAAAATAGACGTCTGCAAGTGTTTTCTTTTTCCCGTCTAGACTCACGAACAGAATGGAACCTTTCCCTTTGATATCTATCTTCAAATCATCTCCAAAACGAACTTTTCCCGTGATTGTGTCGTCTAAGAATTTAAAGTAGCTTAGGTTTCCAGTCATGTGGTTGCTGGCTCCGTTGTCTAAGTACCACACTCTGTCGCTATCAGTACTTGATTCAAACTCTTTAGGTTTCACGTTTCGTTCGTTGAGATAGACAATTTCGTGCATCATGAGTCTGTCGGCTTCTTGGGTTTCATCTCCATCTTTACTCCCAGTTGTTTCTTGTAGCTTAAGCAATCTATCGGGACATGTAGCTGAAAAGTGTCCTAGCTTGTCACATCTAAAACATGTGATCTTTGATGTGTCTCGACTTTCCCAATAAGATCTTCCGTTTTCTCGATTGTCCCAATACGACCTACCACGTCTTCTTCCTCTGCCTTAGTATCGACCGCCTCGACCACGTCCTCCTTGATAGCCTCGGTATGCTTGTGGTTCTGCGTTAGTATACATGAGCTTGCTCTGATCTTCTTGTGtgtcttcctcctcttcttccgcCATGATACGCTCCTCGTATGCTTTCAAACGCCCTATAACGTCTTCAAAACTCGCGGTGTTTAAATCCAATAGTTGCTTGAGCGAAGCGACTATATGGATATACTTCTTGCGTGGTAACGCTTGAAGGAATTTTTTTACGAGTTTCGCTTCATTCATACTCTCACCCAATGCAGCGGACTTTGATGATATCTCTGTTAACTTGCCCACGAAGTCATCAATCTTATCAGTTTCCTTCATCTTTA
This region of Brassica napus cultivar Da-Ae chromosome C5, Da-Ae, whole genome shotgun sequence genomic DNA includes:
- the LOC106398815 gene encoding uncharacterized protein LOC106398815, which encodes MGDLVMTTTKKDGGSSIKCPMLTATNYTVWAIRMKMLLRVHKVWEAVESESTEGDKNDLVTALLFQSIPETLILQVGALETAKKVWDAIKTRHVGADRVREARLQTLMTEFERLKMKETDKIDDFVGKLTEISSKSAALGESMNEAKLVKKFLQALPRKKYIHIVASLKQLLDLNTASFEDVIGRLKAYEERIMAEEEEEDTQEDQSKLICDKLGHFSATCPDRLLKLQETTGSKDGDETQEADRLMMHEIVYLNERNVKPKEFESSTDSDRVWYLDNGASNHMTGNLSYFKFLDDTITGKVRFGDDLKIDIKGKGSILFVSLDGKKKTLADVYFIPELKSNIISLG